The genomic interval GCAACAACTTCGAGCTCGCCATCGCCGTCGCCATCGGCACCTTCGGCGTCACCTCCGGCCAAGCCCTCGCCGGCGTCGTGGGTCCCCTGATCGAGGTCCCGGTCCTCGTCGCCCTCGTCTACGTCGCTCTCGCGATGGGCCGCCGGCTCTTCCCAGGCGACCCAACCGTTCCCACCCGATGAACCAGCAGAGAGTTCGAGTCACCATGACCGCGAAACGCCCCGCAGTCCTGTTCGTGTGCGTGAAGAACGGCGGCAAGTCCCAGATGGCGGCCGCCCTCATGCGCCACCACGCCGGAGATGCCGTCGAGGTGCACTCCGCCGGAACCCGCCCCGGCACCGCCATCAATGCCCAGTCCGCGGAGGCGATCGCCGAGGTCGGCGCGGACATGTCCTCCGCCGTCCCGCAGCCGGTGACCCCCGAGCTGCTGCGCAGCGTCGATCACGTGATCGTCATCGGCGGCGAAGCCGTCATCGAACCCGTCGAGGGAATGACCGCGCCGGTCACCACCTGGCACACCGATGAGCCCTCCCTGAGGGGCATCGAAGGGATGGAGCGCATGCGCCTGGTGCGCGACGACATCGACGCCCGCGTCCGTGCACTCCTTAACGACCTCACCCCTACCGCGAACTGACCACGTCCGCAGCGACACGGCCCGACCTCGCCACCGCATCGAACTCGCCTCCCTGGTCGTCACCGACCCTGGTCCCATCGGCCCGGCCACTACCGCCCACCTCTGAGAACGCGGCTCTCGGCTCCTTGCCCCGGATGGCGGAACAGTCAATAGAGCGGCGCCTACCAGCGCCTCCGCCTGGGCACTCGCGCGGGCGAGACCGCGCTTCGACACCGATGGGTCGCCGACATGGTTCTCGCACCGTGTACACCCTGCTCGTCCCTCGGACGCAGCCGGCAGGCACTCCCTGGCATACGGGCCGGGTGTGCGACCAAGTTCCCGTCGACTCCCCACAGGACGCGGCCATGTCGCCGACGACAGGCTTCGACCAGGGTGGGCCCGGAGGGGATCGAACCCTCGACCCGCGGATTAAAAGTCCGTCCGGGCATGGACGGGAGAGACTGTCCCTGCAGGTCGTAGAATCCGGAGTGCCGCAGCGGGTCGACCGAACGCTGCCGCGTTGCTGTCACCGTTGCTGTCACCACTCTCGCAACTGCAACGTTAAGCTCCGACTGGGCCCGTCTCCCACTGCAACCGCCTCGAAGGCACAACACGCGCCCACTGAAGATCGGGAACTGCTCTGCCCGGGTGTCGGTGCCGAGTGACAGACTGACCAATGACCGAGGGGAAGAGCGGATGGCACTGCCGAACACGACGTCGAAGAACGACTGGTACCGAATCCACGAGCTCGCAGAGCATGTCGCCGCAGGAAGGATCCGCGTACCGGAGTTCCAGCGCTCCTTCCGCTGGCGCCCAAAAGACGTGCTTAGTCTGTTCGACAGCATCCTGCGCGGGTATCCTTTCGGGAGCGTACTGCTCTGGCGCAGACCAGCACCCGCCGCGAGCGTGACAATCGGAGCGCTCGAGGTCGAGGCGCCCGAGCAGACGGACGCGCTCTGGGTGGTCGATGGCCAGCAGCGCATCACGAGCCTGGTCAACGCGGTTTCAGTCGTAGCCAGCGTGGACGAGAGGTTCGCGCTTTCGTTCCTGCTCGAGGACCGCCAGTTCGTGCTCACCAAGGATGTTCGGGGCCGTCTTGCCGCCCCCGTCGCAGATCTGTTCGACTTTGGTAGAGCACTCGCGTGGATTCAGGATAACCCCGACTCCTTGCCGTATGCCCAGGACATCCAGGATGTCACCGCGCGACTGCGGGACGTCGTAGTGCCAGCATCCATTATTGCTGAGAACGATGAGAGCGTGCTCCGCGAGGTCTTCAACCGCATCAACACTGCTGGCCGGAAGCTCAACGCCTACGAGATCTTCGACGCGATAAACAGCGCTACCGTGGACCCGGAGGGGCGACGTATCTCGACGACCGTCATCGCGGACCGTCTGGCCTCCGCCACGAGCTTCGGCCGACTCGCAGACGATGCCGTGTACCAGGCCATCCTGGTCATCCGGCACACGGACCTCACGCGCAACGTGCACACGGAGTTCAGCACCGACCGAGATATAGAGCTGGACTTCTCAGGTGACGACGAGACCGACGCCTACAAACGGGGCGAACATGCGCTCACCCTGGCGATCCGCTTTCTGCAAGAAACGGCCGGCGTCCCCCACAGCAGCTTCGTGCCCTTCCGTTTCCATCTGCTAGTGCTAGCCCGGTTCTTCGCGCATCATCCCAATGCAGAGACCCGCAACCTCCACCTGCTGAGCCGGTGGCTGTGGCGCTCTACGTCGCTCGCCGGGCCGTTAGGGTTCACCGGCTCGACTGCGACTGTGCGCCGGCTCGCAGGAATGATCCAGCAAGACGATGAAAGCGGCTCCGTGCAAAGACTGCTCGCAGCCACAGAGCACGCAAGCGGGCTTGTCGTGCCCAGTGTTGCTGCGTTCCGGACCAACAGCGCAACAGGGAAGATGATCCTCTCAGCGCTATGGGCCCTCGGCCCGATCGACCCGACCACAGGTGATAGGCTTTCGGCCGCCGATCTCGCCGAGGCTCTTGGAGCTGAGACGCAGCCTCGCCATGTGGCGCTGCCTTTGAGTAACAACGGCACCGGCACCAACGCTGCCAACCGGGTCATCTCGACCGTGGACCGACAGTCGTTCTTCGAGAACCTTCGTCCCGAGCATTTGGCGAGCCATCTGCTCGACGAAGCCATGCTCTCGTCGATTGAGGCGCACGGCACGGAGTTTCTCGTTGATCGTGAACAGCGTGTCGCCGATCAGGTGCGCTGTTTCCTCGCCGAGCGCACCGGCGACGGGTTCAGCACCACCCCGCCGCTTTCACAGTTCGACCTCGACGACCTCTATGACGAAGATGGAACTTCCCTATGACTACCGAGGCCGTCCACGCCGTCGCGCTGAACGGGCAACGCCTCGGTTCGCTGCTCCAGCGCGGCGACGTCGCCCGGTTCGTATTCGAGGACGACTACTGGAGCGATCCTGCGCGTGGAGTGCTAGGCATGTGGTTTGAGGACAATCCTCGCCGCTCGCCCCGAGCCGCGCTCCGCTTACCCGAATGGTTCTCGAATCTGCTGCCGGAGGGCCCGCTCCGGCAGTGGATTGCCCGCGATCGCGCGGTGAGTGTCGACCGTGAACTCCAACTTCTCCTCCAGATCGGACACGACCTTCCCGGTGCCGTGACGGTCGTCCCCGACCCGCACTCCGAGGTGGATGTCCGGCACTTCGCAGAATCTCCCCGTCACGTCGAATCCCCCAGGGAGGAGAGCTTCTGGAAGTTTTCGCTAGCCGGCGTAGGGCTTAAGTTCTCCCTGCTAAAACAGGGCGATCGGCTCACAATCCCCGCGGTAGGCGAGGCCGGCGATTGGATCGTCAAGTTCCCGGACGCCGCCTACGAGAAAGTCCCTGAGACCGAGTTCGCAACAATGTCCCTGGCCCACGCCATGGGAATCGACGTGCCCGAGATCCGGCTCGTCCACCGCGACGAGCTCCCGTGCTTACCTGATCTGATGTGGCGGAGCACCGAGAACTTGGCGTTCGCGATCAAGCGCTTCGACCGGACTGCAGGGGGCAAACGCATCCACATCGAAGACTTCGCGCAGGTCCGGGGGTTCTATCCAGAGGGCAAGTATCAGGGTTCTTTCGAGACGGTCGCGGCATTGGCATACCGGGGAGAGGACCTCGACTCACTGCAGGAGGTGATCCGGCGCCTAACCTTCAACCTGCTCGTCGGCAACGACGATGCGCATCTGAAGAACTGGTCATTCCTCTACGCCGACCAGCGCACCCCGCGGCTCTCCCCTGCGTACGACCTCGTCTCCACTGCACCGTACAGCGACGGCGAGCTTGATATCGGCCTGAAGCTTGGCGGCACAAAGGATCCCCACCGCGTCAGGCGCGATGCTTTCGTCCGCCTCGCCACAAGGTTACAGATCGACCCTGCTGTCCTCCTCGAGGTCGTCGACGAAACCACTAACGCGTTCTTCCGGCACTGGGCAGACGGCGCCGCCAAAGCGTTCCCCGCACGCTCCCGCACATGGATCGACGAGCACGCCCCCCAGATGCGCATTTTGCTTCGAGGCCGCAGCCGGTGAGCCAAGCCTCTTTTGTGAAGCGCACTTCCTGATCTCCGAGCCGGCGTACACCTCCACGGAGTCACAGACCGACCCATTTACCGAGGGCTTTACAGATGCTTCGAAAGTCATACACGAGGCCGTCTTCGACTGTACTTAATCATAATAGATGTCGACGACTTAGCGAAACTCACCAGAGAGTTTGACTAGGCGGGATCGGCCACCAGGAACGACGGGTTTACCCGAGAGCGCCTTGGCGCGATAGTGATTTTTCTCAATGGCGCGCGCATTTGACTTCCCGGAATTACTGCGAGTTTTGACTCGAGGTGCGGAGTCTTTAACAGTCGAGACGGTAATGCCTCTTTCAACGTTCTACGTGCTCCCCACACTGAGCGAGCGACCGGAGGCCCGGAGCGAAGCGAGGACACGAGGGGCGCTCGCTCTGGGGCGGCGGAGCCGCCACTTGAAGGAGTAGGGAAAGTTCTCACGGGCCAGCACTCGACGTCGAGACCGCCAATGGGCTAGTGGACGCTTACCTCGGGCCCTGTCGTCCGACAGGAACTCCCGAGGCCAGCTTCAGACACCACCGCGATGGTGCAGCTATGAGGTTTAGGCCTGAGTTGGCCCTCTCTCTCGGTTGATCGCTGACTTTGACGGCATTGTCGCTGGTGGCGGCGTTGTCGGGGCTGGTGGATGACACACTAACGGTGTGGTGTTTCTACGGAAGGTGAAGACGGCGTCGGGGGCGACGGCCGTGCAGATCGCTGAGCGGAAGGACCGCCGGGACGTGGTCCTCGAACACCTCGGCTCCGCGCACACCGAGGCGGAGCTCGCCGCGCTGATGAGCGCCGGCCGGGACAGGATCAACGCAGGCCAAGAGGCTCTTGACCTGGGACTCTCACAGGATCCGCAATCAGCAGTGGTCCACTCCAGACGCTCCCGCCAGCTGCTTCAGACGCTCCGGTCAGCATGGAGCGACCTTGGTTTCGACGTGATCGAGGACGAGGCGTTCTTCCACCTGGTCGCTGCTCGGCTGATCGAGCCGACCTCGATGAGCGACTGCTCTCGCGTGCTCGGCGAGGTCGGCATGGATCCCGTGCACCGCTCGACGATGAAGCGCTGCCTGGCACGGGTCTCGCAGCGAGAGTATCGCGACCAGATCGCCACGAAGTGCTTCGAGCATGCCGCGACTAGCGGTGATATCTCTCTGGTGCTCTATGACGTCACCACGCTCTACTTCGAAGCGGAGTACGAGGACGAGCTGCGGAAGGTCGGCTACTCCAAGGAGCGCCGGGTGGATCCGCAGATCGTGGTCGGGCTGCTGGTGGACCGCAACGGGTTCCCGCTGGAGATCGGCTGCTTCGAGGGGAACCATGCGGAGACGAGAACGATCGTGCCGATCATCAAGCAGTTCCAGGCCCGCCACAACCTCGCGGACATGGTCGTCGTCGCCGATGCCGGGATGCTCTCCACGACCAACCTGACCGCGCTGGACGAAGCGGGCCTGAAGTTCATCGTCGGCTCAAGACAGGTCAAGGCCCCAGGTGACCTCGCCCATCACTTCCACTGGAACGGAGACGCGTTCGAGGACGGGCAGGTGATCGACACGATCACGCCCCGTCACGGGAGCACGAGGACTGACCAGAAGCGGCACCGGCGGGAGCCGGTCTGGGATGCCGAGCAGTATCCCGGGCATTGGCGCGCCATCTGGGCGTTCTCGACGAAGCGCGCCACCCGGGACGGGCACACGCTGACCGCGCAGGAGAACCGCGCCCGCGCGGTCATCGACGGGGACGCGGCGGTGAAGTCGACCCGCTTCGTGAAGACCACGGCCGCGGGCCGCACCCTCGATGAGGCGTCCCTCGAACGAGCGCGAGGACTGGTCGGGCTGAAGGGCTACGTCACCAACATCCCCGCCAGTGTGATGCCGGCAGCGGAGGTCATCTCGAGTTACCACGACCTCTGGCACGTCGAGCAGTCATTCCGGATGAGCAAGACAGACCTCCAGGCCAGGCCCATGTTCCACCGGAAACGCGACGCGATCGAAGCCCACCTCACGATCGTCTTCACCGCGCTGGCCATCGCGCGGTTCATGCAGAGCAAGACAGGGTTCAGCATCCGCAAGATCATCCGCACACTACGACCCTTGCAGGACGTCACCATCAGCCTCGCGGGCCAGCAGATCACCGCGAAACCAGAACTCACCGACGACGCCCGACACGTACTTGATGCACTGACACACTAAAGAGGTCCAACTCAGGTGCAGGTCTGCTCGCAGCGACGGCAAGCCTGGGCGCAGATCTTGCAGTGTTCGTGCATTTCGGCGTGCTTCTCGCACTCCTCGGCGCAGGACTGGCACGCCGCCTGACACGCCTCGAGCAGTGCACGGTTGAGGGCGACGTTCTTACCCGTCTGACGGGAGAGGACCCGGCCGGTCGTCTCGCAGACGTCGGCGCAGTCCTGGTTCCGTCGGACGCACTGGGTCAACTCCGCCACCATTTCCTCGGCCAAGCAGGCGTCCGCGCAGGCGGTGCAGGTCTGGGCGCACTCGAAGCAGGCCTCGATGCATGCGGCGAGCTTCTGCTGGTCGATGGTGCCGAGGCCCTTCGGGTAGGTCTGAAGCATTGAGGCGACGTGATGGTTCATGGTCGTGCTCCTTCTCGTTCCGAACAGACCGCGGATACCGGCCCGCTCTGACGACGGTAGCCGGGGCGTCACCAATGACGGAAGCGAGCAGAC from Brachybacterium kimchii carries:
- a CDS encoding low molecular weight phosphatase family protein, with protein sequence MTAKRPAVLFVCVKNGGKSQMAAALMRHHAGDAVEVHSAGTRPGTAINAQSAEAIAEVGADMSSAVPQPVTPELLRSVDHVIVIGGEAVIEPVEGMTAPVTTWHTDEPSLRGIEGMERMRLVRDDIDARVRALLNDLTPTAN
- a CDS encoding DUF262 domain-containing protein, with product MALPNTTSKNDWYRIHELAEHVAAGRIRVPEFQRSFRWRPKDVLSLFDSILRGYPFGSVLLWRRPAPAASVTIGALEVEAPEQTDALWVVDGQQRITSLVNAVSVVASVDERFALSFLLEDRQFVLTKDVRGRLAAPVADLFDFGRALAWIQDNPDSLPYAQDIQDVTARLRDVVVPASIIAENDESVLREVFNRINTAGRKLNAYEIFDAINSATVDPEGRRISTTVIADRLASATSFGRLADDAVYQAILVIRHTDLTRNVHTEFSTDRDIELDFSGDDETDAYKRGEHALTLAIRFLQETAGVPHSSFVPFRFHLLVLARFFAHHPNAETRNLHLLSRWLWRSTSLAGPLGFTGSTATVRRLAGMIQQDDESGSVQRLLAATEHASGLVVPSVAAFRTNSATGKMILSALWALGPIDPTTGDRLSAADLAEALGAETQPRHVALPLSNNGTGTNAANRVISTVDRQSFFENLRPEHLASHLLDEAMLSSIEAHGTEFLVDREQRVADQVRCFLAERTGDGFSTTPPLSQFDLDDLYDEDGTSL
- a CDS encoding type II toxin-antitoxin system HipA family toxin, encoding MTTEAVHAVALNGQRLGSLLQRGDVARFVFEDDYWSDPARGVLGMWFEDNPRRSPRAALRLPEWFSNLLPEGPLRQWIARDRAVSVDRELQLLLQIGHDLPGAVTVVPDPHSEVDVRHFAESPRHVESPREESFWKFSLAGVGLKFSLLKQGDRLTIPAVGEAGDWIVKFPDAAYEKVPETEFATMSLAHAMGIDVPEIRLVHRDELPCLPDLMWRSTENLAFAIKRFDRTAGGKRIHIEDFAQVRGFYPEGKYQGSFETVAALAYRGEDLDSLQEVIRRLTFNLLVGNDDAHLKNWSFLYADQRTPRLSPAYDLVSTAPYSDGELDIGLKLGGTKDPHRVRRDAFVRLATRLQIDPAVLLEVVDETTNAFFRHWADGAAKAFPARSRTWIDEHAPQMRILLRGRSR
- a CDS encoding IS1634 family transposase encodes the protein MVFLRKVKTASGATAVQIAERKDRRDVVLEHLGSAHTEAELAALMSAGRDRINAGQEALDLGLSQDPQSAVVHSRRSRQLLQTLRSAWSDLGFDVIEDEAFFHLVAARLIEPTSMSDCSRVLGEVGMDPVHRSTMKRCLARVSQREYRDQIATKCFEHAATSGDISLVLYDVTTLYFEAEYEDELRKVGYSKERRVDPQIVVGLLVDRNGFPLEIGCFEGNHAETRTIVPIIKQFQARHNLADMVVVADAGMLSTTNLTALDEAGLKFIVGSRQVKAPGDLAHHFHWNGDAFEDGQVIDTITPRHGSTRTDQKRHRREPVWDAEQYPGHWRAIWAFSTKRATRDGHTLTAQENRARAVIDGDAAVKSTRFVKTTAAGRTLDEASLERARGLVGLKGYVTNIPASVMPAAEVISSYHDLWHVEQSFRMSKTDLQARPMFHRKRDAIEAHLTIVFTALAIARFMQSKTGFSIRKIIRTLRPLQDVTISLAGQQITAKPELTDDARHVLDALTH
- a CDS encoding four-helix bundle copper-binding protein, encoding MNHHVASMLQTYPKGLGTIDQQKLAACIEACFECAQTCTACADACLAEEMVAELTQCVRRNQDCADVCETTGRVLSRQTGKNVALNRALLEACQAACQSCAEECEKHAEMHEHCKICAQACRRCEQTCT